The proteins below are encoded in one region of Streptomyces ficellus:
- a CDS encoding PhoX family protein: MERRSFLRGAVMGGTVAAFGGTLMQGAAYAAPAQPGPGPYGALGAADANGIQLPSGFTSRVIARSGQKVGSTSYTWHNAPDGGACFTDGTGWIYVSNSEINPGGGASAVKFSSTGAITGAYRILSGTRTNCAGGRTPWNTWLSCEEVSLGYVYETDPYGVNAAVRRDAMGRFKHEAAAADPVRKVVYLTEDESNGCLYRFVPTTWGNLSSGTLQVLRAGTATSGSFTWATVPDPDGSPTVTRDQVSGAKRFNGGEGCHYANDTVWFTTKGDNRLWQLNLANNTYELAYDDSLVTGGGAPLTGVDNVTGSSSGDLFVAEDGGTMEICVITPDDVVAPFLRIGGQSGSEICGPAFSPDGRRLYFSSQRGTTGSSSGGITYEVTGPFRA; this comes from the coding sequence GTGGAACGTCGCAGTTTCCTGCGCGGAGCGGTCATGGGCGGCACGGTCGCGGCCTTCGGCGGCACCCTGATGCAGGGCGCGGCCTACGCGGCGCCGGCCCAGCCGGGCCCGGGGCCGTACGGGGCCCTCGGCGCGGCGGACGCCAACGGCATCCAGTTGCCCAGCGGCTTCACCAGCCGGGTGATCGCCCGATCCGGCCAGAAGGTCGGCTCGACCTCGTACACCTGGCACAACGCCCCCGACGGCGGCGCGTGCTTCACGGACGGCACGGGCTGGATCTACGTCTCGAACTCGGAGATCAACCCGGGTGGCGGCGCGAGCGCCGTGAAGTTCTCCTCCACGGGCGCGATCACCGGCGCGTACCGCATCCTGTCGGGCACCCGCACGAACTGCGCGGGTGGCAGGACCCCGTGGAACACCTGGCTGTCCTGCGAGGAGGTCAGCCTGGGGTACGTGTACGAGACCGACCCCTACGGCGTGAACGCGGCCGTGCGCCGGGACGCGATGGGCCGCTTCAAGCACGAGGCCGCCGCCGCCGACCCCGTCCGCAAGGTGGTCTACCTGACCGAGGACGAGTCCAACGGCTGCCTGTACCGGTTCGTCCCCACCACCTGGGGCAACCTGTCCTCCGGCACCCTTCAGGTGCTGCGGGCGGGCACCGCCACCTCCGGCAGCTTCACCTGGGCCACCGTGCCGGACCCGGACGGCTCCCCCACCGTCACCCGTGACCAGGTCTCCGGCGCCAAGCGGTTCAACGGCGGCGAGGGCTGCCACTACGCCAACGACACCGTCTGGTTCACCACCAAGGGCGACAACCGCCTCTGGCAGCTGAACCTGGCGAACAACACCTACGAGCTCGCCTATGACGACTCCCTGGTCACCGGCGGTGGCGCCCCGCTGACCGGCGTGGACAACGTCACCGGCTCGTCCTCCGGCGACCTGTTCGTCGCGGAGGACGGCGGCACCATGGAGATCTGCGTGATCACGCCGGACGACGTCGTGGCGCCCTTCCTGCGGATCGGCGGCCAGTCCGGCTCCGAGATCTGCGGCCCGGCCTTCTCACCGGACGGCCGCCGGCTGTACTTCTCCAGCCAGCGCGGTACGACCGGCAGTTCGTCGGGCGGCATCACCTACGAGGTGACGGGGCCGTTCCGCGCGTAA